Proteins found in one Hevea brasiliensis isolate MT/VB/25A 57/8 chromosome 18, ASM3005281v1, whole genome shotgun sequence genomic segment:
- the LOC110672806 gene encoding F-box/kelch-repeat protein At3g27150-like isoform X2 — MRPNGLFLHHFRLPFMPCFAGFLSMLLSMSKGKELEGEDEEVEACRNYCNTHKKGMLGEDLGNSFWITSNSTQPKNLDAWETNSKEDERGYVIGYDNNPSKKAMLAEDSGNSFWIACNTPPETIIICETNRMEGMGRYVFSSSEDRVGGYSSVEPQDADYSEVPRLSDEIENQILARVPRSEYWKFPLLNKRIFSLMKSGELFKIRRELGVRESSVFIFTTGDSGWWAFDRQFSSCRKLPDLPADSCFSSGDRESVCAGTHLIISGREIEGVVVWRYELETNSWRKGPSMIKPRCLFASASCGPFAFVAGGVTEAGAVLNSAEKYNSDTKTWETLPTMQEKRRLCSGCYMDNKFYVIGGRNEKGRCLTCAEAYDEDQKTWELIPDVLEDTPVATFQSPPLVAVVNNELYSLETSSNGLKVYSKRSRTWRNLGPVPVRADSSRGWGVAFKSLGNELLVIGSSKSVSYSGDGMAMYTCCPDAVAEELQWRPLECGRNRLSNFILNCSVMFA, encoded by the exons ATGCGTCCAAATGGCTTGTTTCTTCACCATTTCCGTCTTCCGTTCATGCCTTGCTTTGCTGGGTTTCTATCCAT GTTATTATCCATGTCCAAAGGGAAAGAGCTGGAAGGTGAAGATGAAGAGGTTGAAGCATGCAGAAATTATTGTAATACTCATAAGAAAGGAATGCTTGGCGAGGATCTTGGCAATAGCTTTTGGATTACTTCTAATAGTACCCAACCAAAAAATCTTGATGCTTGGGAAACTAATAGCAAGGAAGATGAAAGAGGGTATGTGATTGGATATGATAATAATCCTAGCAAGAAAGCGATGCTTGCGGAGGATTCTGGTAATAGTTTCTGGATTGCTTGCAATACACCACCTGAAACTATTATTATTTGCGAAACCAACAGAATGGAAGGCATGGGCAGGTATGTTTTTTCTTCCAGCGAGGACAGAGTTGGTGGTTACTCAAGTGTAGAACCTCAGGATGCAGATTACTCCGAAGTTCCACGGCTCAGTGATGAGATAGAGAATCAGATTTTGGCAAGGGTTCCAAGATCAGAGTACTGGAAATTTCCATTGCTGAACAAGCGAATATTCTCTCTTATGAAGAGTGGTGAGCTCTTTAAGATTAGAAGGGAACTTGGGGTCAGAGAATCATCTGTTTTTATTTTTACAACTGGAGACAGCGGTTGGTGGGCATTTGATCGACAATTCAGTTCCTGTAGAAAGCTTCCAGACTTGCCAGCAGACTCTTGTTTTTCTTCAGGAGACAGAGAATCAGTTTGTGCAGGGACTCATCTGATCATTTCAGGCAGGGAAATAGAGGGTGTTGTAGTTTGGAGATACGAACTGGAAACAAATAGCTGGAGAAAGGGTCCTTCAATGATCAAGCCTAGGTGTCTGTTTGCTTCAGCTTCCTGTGGTCCCTTTGCTTTTGTAGCTGGTGGAGTAACAGAGGCTGGTGCAGTTCTAAATTCTGCTGAGAAATATAATTCTGATACTAAGACATGGGAAACCCTTCCAACGATGCAGGAGAAAAGGAGGCTCTGCTCAGGCTGTTACATGGATAACAAGTTTTATGTGATCGGTGGGCGGAATGAGAAGGGAAGATGTCTTACTTGTGCAGAAGCCTATGATGAGGATCAAAAGACATGGGAACTCATCCCCGACGTGTTGGAGGATACTCCTGTTGCTACTTTCCAATCTCCACCTCTTGTTGCTGTTGTGAATAATGAGCTTTACTCGCTAGAGACTTCATCAAATGGGCTGAAAGTGTATTCAAAAAGGAGCAGAACATGGAGGAACTTAGGACCAGTCCCTGTAAGAGCTGATTCTTCAAGAGGATGGGGGGTAGCCTTCAAGTCTCTGGGCAATGAGCTACTTGTAATAGGTTCATCAAAATCCGTCTCTTATTCAGGAGATGGCATGGCTATGTACACCTGCTGCCCAGATGCTGTAGCTGAGGAATTGCAATGGAGGCCTCTTGAGTGTGGCAGAAACAGACTGAGCAACTTTATATTGAACTGTTCTGTTATGTTTGCTTGA
- the LOC110672806 gene encoding F-box/kelch-repeat protein At3g27150-like isoform X1 — MACFFTISVFRSCLALLGFYPYTSFFERLLSMSKGKELEGEDEEVEACRNYCNTHKKGMLGEDLGNSFWITSNSTQPKNLDAWETNSKEDERGYVIGYDNNPSKKAMLAEDSGNSFWIACNTPPETIIICETNRMEGMGRYVFSSSEDRVGGYSSVEPQDADYSEVPRLSDEIENQILARVPRSEYWKFPLLNKRIFSLMKSGELFKIRRELGVRESSVFIFTTGDSGWWAFDRQFSSCRKLPDLPADSCFSSGDRESVCAGTHLIISGREIEGVVVWRYELETNSWRKGPSMIKPRCLFASASCGPFAFVAGGVTEAGAVLNSAEKYNSDTKTWETLPTMQEKRRLCSGCYMDNKFYVIGGRNEKGRCLTCAEAYDEDQKTWELIPDVLEDTPVATFQSPPLVAVVNNELYSLETSSNGLKVYSKRSRTWRNLGPVPVRADSSRGWGVAFKSLGNELLVIGSSKSVSYSGDGMAMYTCCPDAVAEELQWRPLECGRNRLSNFILNCSVMFA; from the exons ATGGCTTGTTTCTTCACCATTTCCGTCTTCCGTTCATGCCTTGCTTTGCTGGGTTTCTATCCAT ATACTTCATTTTTTGAAAGGTTATTATCCATGTCCAAAGGGAAAGAGCTGGAAGGTGAAGATGAAGAGGTTGAAGCATGCAGAAATTATTGTAATACTCATAAGAAAGGAATGCTTGGCGAGGATCTTGGCAATAGCTTTTGGATTACTTCTAATAGTACCCAACCAAAAAATCTTGATGCTTGGGAAACTAATAGCAAGGAAGATGAAAGAGGGTATGTGATTGGATATGATAATAATCCTAGCAAGAAAGCGATGCTTGCGGAGGATTCTGGTAATAGTTTCTGGATTGCTTGCAATACACCACCTGAAACTATTATTATTTGCGAAACCAACAGAATGGAAGGCATGGGCAGGTATGTTTTTTCTTCCAGCGAGGACAGAGTTGGTGGTTACTCAAGTGTAGAACCTCAGGATGCAGATTACTCCGAAGTTCCACGGCTCAGTGATGAGATAGAGAATCAGATTTTGGCAAGGGTTCCAAGATCAGAGTACTGGAAATTTCCATTGCTGAACAAGCGAATATTCTCTCTTATGAAGAGTGGTGAGCTCTTTAAGATTAGAAGGGAACTTGGGGTCAGAGAATCATCTGTTTTTATTTTTACAACTGGAGACAGCGGTTGGTGGGCATTTGATCGACAATTCAGTTCCTGTAGAAAGCTTCCAGACTTGCCAGCAGACTCTTGTTTTTCTTCAGGAGACAGAGAATCAGTTTGTGCAGGGACTCATCTGATCATTTCAGGCAGGGAAATAGAGGGTGTTGTAGTTTGGAGATACGAACTGGAAACAAATAGCTGGAGAAAGGGTCCTTCAATGATCAAGCCTAGGTGTCTGTTTGCTTCAGCTTCCTGTGGTCCCTTTGCTTTTGTAGCTGGTGGAGTAACAGAGGCTGGTGCAGTTCTAAATTCTGCTGAGAAATATAATTCTGATACTAAGACATGGGAAACCCTTCCAACGATGCAGGAGAAAAGGAGGCTCTGCTCAGGCTGTTACATGGATAACAAGTTTTATGTGATCGGTGGGCGGAATGAGAAGGGAAGATGTCTTACTTGTGCAGAAGCCTATGATGAGGATCAAAAGACATGGGAACTCATCCCCGACGTGTTGGAGGATACTCCTGTTGCTACTTTCCAATCTCCACCTCTTGTTGCTGTTGTGAATAATGAGCTTTACTCGCTAGAGACTTCATCAAATGGGCTGAAAGTGTATTCAAAAAGGAGCAGAACATGGAGGAACTTAGGACCAGTCCCTGTAAGAGCTGATTCTTCAAGAGGATGGGGGGTAGCCTTCAAGTCTCTGGGCAATGAGCTACTTGTAATAGGTTCATCAAAATCCGTCTCTTATTCAGGAGATGGCATGGCTATGTACACCTGCTGCCCAGATGCTGTAGCTGAGGAATTGCAATGGAGGCCTCTTGAGTGTGGCAGAAACAGACTGAGCAACTTTATATTGAACTGTTCTGTTATGTTTGCTTGA
- the LOC110672806 gene encoding F-box/kelch-repeat protein At3g27150-like isoform X3 has product MSKGKELEGEDEEVEACRNYCNTHKKGMLGEDLGNSFWITSNSTQPKNLDAWETNSKEDERGYVIGYDNNPSKKAMLAEDSGNSFWIACNTPPETIIICETNRMEGMGRYVFSSSEDRVGGYSSVEPQDADYSEVPRLSDEIENQILARVPRSEYWKFPLLNKRIFSLMKSGELFKIRRELGVRESSVFIFTTGDSGWWAFDRQFSSCRKLPDLPADSCFSSGDRESVCAGTHLIISGREIEGVVVWRYELETNSWRKGPSMIKPRCLFASASCGPFAFVAGGVTEAGAVLNSAEKYNSDTKTWETLPTMQEKRRLCSGCYMDNKFYVIGGRNEKGRCLTCAEAYDEDQKTWELIPDVLEDTPVATFQSPPLVAVVNNELYSLETSSNGLKVYSKRSRTWRNLGPVPVRADSSRGWGVAFKSLGNELLVIGSSKSVSYSGDGMAMYTCCPDAVAEELQWRPLECGRNRLSNFILNCSVMFA; this is encoded by the coding sequence ATGTCCAAAGGGAAAGAGCTGGAAGGTGAAGATGAAGAGGTTGAAGCATGCAGAAATTATTGTAATACTCATAAGAAAGGAATGCTTGGCGAGGATCTTGGCAATAGCTTTTGGATTACTTCTAATAGTACCCAACCAAAAAATCTTGATGCTTGGGAAACTAATAGCAAGGAAGATGAAAGAGGGTATGTGATTGGATATGATAATAATCCTAGCAAGAAAGCGATGCTTGCGGAGGATTCTGGTAATAGTTTCTGGATTGCTTGCAATACACCACCTGAAACTATTATTATTTGCGAAACCAACAGAATGGAAGGCATGGGCAGGTATGTTTTTTCTTCCAGCGAGGACAGAGTTGGTGGTTACTCAAGTGTAGAACCTCAGGATGCAGATTACTCCGAAGTTCCACGGCTCAGTGATGAGATAGAGAATCAGATTTTGGCAAGGGTTCCAAGATCAGAGTACTGGAAATTTCCATTGCTGAACAAGCGAATATTCTCTCTTATGAAGAGTGGTGAGCTCTTTAAGATTAGAAGGGAACTTGGGGTCAGAGAATCATCTGTTTTTATTTTTACAACTGGAGACAGCGGTTGGTGGGCATTTGATCGACAATTCAGTTCCTGTAGAAAGCTTCCAGACTTGCCAGCAGACTCTTGTTTTTCTTCAGGAGACAGAGAATCAGTTTGTGCAGGGACTCATCTGATCATTTCAGGCAGGGAAATAGAGGGTGTTGTAGTTTGGAGATACGAACTGGAAACAAATAGCTGGAGAAAGGGTCCTTCAATGATCAAGCCTAGGTGTCTGTTTGCTTCAGCTTCCTGTGGTCCCTTTGCTTTTGTAGCTGGTGGAGTAACAGAGGCTGGTGCAGTTCTAAATTCTGCTGAGAAATATAATTCTGATACTAAGACATGGGAAACCCTTCCAACGATGCAGGAGAAAAGGAGGCTCTGCTCAGGCTGTTACATGGATAACAAGTTTTATGTGATCGGTGGGCGGAATGAGAAGGGAAGATGTCTTACTTGTGCAGAAGCCTATGATGAGGATCAAAAGACATGGGAACTCATCCCCGACGTGTTGGAGGATACTCCTGTTGCTACTTTCCAATCTCCACCTCTTGTTGCTGTTGTGAATAATGAGCTTTACTCGCTAGAGACTTCATCAAATGGGCTGAAAGTGTATTCAAAAAGGAGCAGAACATGGAGGAACTTAGGACCAGTCCCTGTAAGAGCTGATTCTTCAAGAGGATGGGGGGTAGCCTTCAAGTCTCTGGGCAATGAGCTACTTGTAATAGGTTCATCAAAATCCGTCTCTTATTCAGGAGATGGCATGGCTATGTACACCTGCTGCCCAGATGCTGTAGCTGAGGAATTGCAATGGAGGCCTCTTGAGTGTGGCAGAAACAGACTGAGCAACTTTATATTGAACTGTTCTGTTATGTTTGCTTGA